From the Antennarius striatus isolate MH-2024 chromosome 15, ASM4005453v1, whole genome shotgun sequence genome, the window TCATCACCTTCCTGCCTTTGAACCTATTTGAGCAGTTTAAAAGAGCTGCTAACCGATATTTCTTGGCTTTGCTCATCCTTCAGGTATatctggaaaaaaacccaactgtcTTCTCATTTACTATGTTGCATACAACGAGGTGGTGAAGTGCTATCAAATTGTGCTTCTTTTTAGTGTATTCCACAAATTACCACTTTGGCCTGGTACACTACATTAATTCCTCTGGTCATTGTGCTGGGAATCACTGCAGTCAAAGACTTGAATGATGACCTGGTAAGAAACTGTCCTTCATGTCACTCTTGCAGGTTGTGAGTGCCTCTGAATGGTTGAGCatcagcattattattattattactaatttccctgcggggataagAATCGgtttataaaatttaaaaaaaaattattatactACACACATGTTCATAGTATATACATACCTTGAATTATAAGAGTTGCATTTTGGATTGTgtaatatatgttttgttgaacaagagaaaaacacagtttaATTGCCACAAAATCCAACATGGAATTGGGTTATGAAACAAGTGTTGGTGGTGAAACCCTCCAATGACATCCAATGAAAATAGAAATCAATATTCTAATTGTGATGAAATGTCTCTATTTTAATGCTGACCTCTTTAATGCTTACTGGATGCTGTTTAGtacaagttgtttttgtttgattccAAATGGCTGCATCTTAATCAGTTCTTCACACTCATGGTTATCCATATGTCATTAGAGAAAAGCTATTTTATTTGTGAATTGAAACTCAAGTAACTGACCGGATGTGTGTACAATCAGATTTGTAAGTATGGAaaataagctaagctaactacTTGTGACTACTTGTGCAGTCTGAATGTATGTATGATGAGATTTATAGAATGTtaagaaatgtgatttttatgagTGTGACTGACTTATCTGTAAATAAGTATTTGGAAATGTGTACGGAGGCCTGGAgatttgtaccttttttttttaagaagttcagagcagatacacacacacacacttatcagtgtgtgtgtgtgtgtgtgtgtgtgtgtgtgtgtgtgtgtgtgtgtgtgtgatttaaaacAAATGGTTGACTTTCTTGACATTAGAAATAAATTGTTGTACCTAAAGTTGTTCTAACGGGTTTGTCCTTCTAGGCGCGTCACAGGATGGACAAAGAGatcaacaacaggaagtgtgaggTGCTGCTGGATGGCAGGTTATAAGAATTAAATTTCTTTTTGGTTTATTAAACAAGACGTCTTTTCGATTTTTGTAGAGAAATGCAACTTAGTGGTATTTCATGAAAGAGCAGTGATAGCATTCATGTATAAAAAATGATTAATGCTCTGTGCTTTAGGTTCGAAGAGTCAAAGTGGAGGGACATCCAGGTTGGAGATGTGGTTCGTCTGAAGAAAGACGACTTTATTCCGGTAACTCCACAAGACTGATGCACATATAGATTAAGTTTAAAATTTACAACTACTAAATCCAAAGTGTAATTTATATTCGGGGAAACtacaattattttatattctatatTAAATGCATCACTCGCTGTCTTACTACATTTCAGGACACTCACTTGATGTTGATGGCTGTTTGGACGTAGTTCAGCTACATGACTAATTATTGTACAAGCCTGTCTTGAAAAAGGGAAGCTGTGTAAAGGAAATTTAACAGGAAGATAACATGCTTATTTTGTTTGAACAAATACCCGAAGACAACTTTAGTAAACGTTTGACCTCACCAAATTATTCTGGATTTGATGGCTGAAACACGTCAAACAGGTTGAGATGGGAGCAAAGAAAAGTAATGTGACCAACTACTAAAAAAATCtacgatgtagtgaagctgtgcgaATAAGCGAGTGATTActgattttcatatttttgatatttgcatgattttttttttttcaggctgaCATCCTGCTGTTATCCAGCTCCAACCCAAACAGCCTGGTTTACGTAGAAACAGCAGAGCTTGACGGGTAATATTCCTCTAGACCTTTTGCAACCGCTGATATTTCTCTCATCTCAGAACTCGCTTAAATTCATCTTGTAATATATTGATTGTGATATTGAAGTTGAGTAATaggctgtattttatttgtggcGGGACATTTGGCACAGCTCTCTTTGCTCTGAtaagtttttgtgtaatctgtCTCTTTGTCAAGTGTTCAGTCAATAATTTCCTGATAGCAGGAGACTAAACATCTAAAGAGCTTTTGCCTGGACCTAACTGCCCTCTGCTAAACTTGGTCATGTGACAAGTGGGAACACGCATTCCGTGGTTAGGTGTGAAACACCTTGATATCAAACACTGCTGCCTCTAATGGGTCTATTTTGTACTTCTGTTATGTCTTATTTCCCTTCTGAAGAGAGACTAACCTGAAGTTTAAGTTGGGTCTGAGAGTGACGGATGAGAGGCTGCAGGAGGAACATCAACTGGCTGCGTTTAATGGTAAGAACAGCTTACATATACAAGTAAAATTGCATgggaaaagttttttaaaatttagattCAAGGCAAAATATGTCAACAGACTTTTCTGACCATTGCTACTTGGAGTTCTAATTTAACGGTCTTAACTCCCCATCATATGTCCTCTGGTCTCTTCCAAAGCTCTGATCCAGTGTGAGGAGCCAAACAACCGCCTGGACAAATTCATAGGGATAATGGACTGGCAGAGAGAACTCTATCCTCTGGATCTGGACAACATGCTGCTGAGAGGATGTAAGATCAGGAACACGATGCACTGTCATGGCCTGGTCATCTTTGCAGGTACCAGCTCTCACCTGCATCACAGCTACACATGATGTTACTGCAGATGTAACAGTACAGCGAACCTATTGTGTGTGCTTGATTAGCACCATCTCTGCAGTGAAGATACATGGGGCAGCATCTGTTGTGCagatgttgctctttttttctgtaaattgGTGATGTGGTACACTAATATACAAGTTGatgtttactgtattcattCAAAATTAGGGAATTTGGAAGACGTTAAACACTAATCCAGAGTAAATCATGGTTCTGAAACCTGACTGTGAtggagaaaaaatattaaacaggTTGAAGGACAGTAAATCCCTCACTTATTTACGCTTCAAGATGCGctgcttcactacattgcggatttttaaaattatatatattatatattgtccTCGATGAGATGCAAGTTTCATCTCATCGAGCACAAGGGAGAGAACGAGAGGCGAGGAGTGTCTCCCATGAGCTTTGGTCACGTGACAtcgtacgtgcatgctattggctgacaacatcccTGTGCACTGCGTTGcgagactcacggttcctcctgcaagttttcttttgctttgtgaAGTGGAATTGTCTCTTTGTGAAACCATTGCAATGGCTCCCGAACGTGCTGCAACTTCTAAGGTGGTTTAGTATCGGCATGAggaggattcataaacgtttgaattatacgtaaataataaaatattttgtcactaTAATACAAATTTTCgtttttcatgggtggtcctggaacacattaatctTGAGTAATGGGGGTTACTGAACTTTGGTAACTGATTAAAGATGAATGTGATGAGATGATTTGCTTAGTCACCATAAGCTTTGGTTGGAGTCTTATTAAGCATTAACTTGTCATATTTACCAAATTTACTAATGATAATAACTAATTAATGATATTATAAGTGgtataataaatgttttgatgcatgTTGCTGTAGGAGCAGACACAAAAATCATGAGGAATGGTGGGAAGACGAGATTCAAGAGGACCAAAATTGATGAGCTGATGAACTACATGGTCTACACAGTGAGTATAAGTCACGTGTAAATAAGTGTACAAGTCTTTTTACGTTTTTACTCGTGTAATGAGATTTGATTCAGATTGTACTGATATTAATCTGAGCTTTCAAAGTAGCTAGAAATGAAAGTAATCAAACTGAGATTTTGcctcaagaaaaatttgtgcatcccaacatgacgtttatgcatcccaaaagtaataacagaatatacggtagaagcctACGCAacgattgagttttgccaatagtacaatataaaaactaaacaaactgttaattaatgattttattaataatgacgTCATagctgtttaagtaaaaagaaaaatgagtaaaattagtttattttcaaaatgctaaagcctggtagtcatttaaaaagttttagaaatacagaaagacctaatagttttttttctccacttttgcttttcttgcaatagttttctttgcctttaattcatatatccTCCTGTGGACACCTCACCAAATCTCCACACAAATTTcagtaatacagtatatgacgcTGATTAATAGAATGTGggttaaaaacaacaatttttaaCCTCCTTAAATGTTGGAGTGGCAGAGTAGATTAAGACAAAAAATGCCAAAGAAGTTCTAAGTGAATCTAATTAGTATTGAAATACTGTTCTTGAATGGAAAGTCAGAAATTTCTTATTTGGGAAAAATCTAAATAAGATGTGTCTCCAAGGGAGTAGAAAATATGATCCAAATATTGAGCGGCCACAGCAATATGTAGGACAACAATGAAAGcacaactttaaaataaaaagaaagctAAATAGCAGAGTGAGAGAAAGCAGAAGATTAATCTGTAGATTAGTCACCATCAAATGACGACCAGGAACCttttataaatactgtaattaaacatCAGCAATAGCTTTCCCCTAAACATTATGCACATATGTTCAATTATCGGTTATGTCTTCTTATTTACTAATTATCAATATCTAAGTAAAGCAGGTTGGTAGATGACCTGTTAATATCCGCTGTGTTTCTTATCCGTCACCCACTGTAGAACTGTTTGGTCTCTTCTTCCTGGTAGATTTTTGCACTGCTGATCCTGATGGCAGCAGGTCTGGCCATCGGTCACAGCTTCTGGTACGAGGACATTGGTTCCAAGGCCTGGTACCTGTTCGATGGTTTGGACCAGAATGCCGCCTACAGAGGGTTCCTCAGCTTCTGGGGTTACATCATTGTCCTCAATACCATGGTGCCCATTTCTCTATATGTCAGGTCAGTCAGGTCAAATAACtgcataaagaaataaaatgatgaagaaaataaaaggctaTATTGCAAATATCCTGGGAGACATAATAAGTATTGCTTTGCTTCATTTGACTGGTTGTAGATTCAAACCCTGTGAATGTTCCTCACGGAACAGTTTGGGCTTGAGGAAATAAAGTAATTTGTCTACTTTGTCCAGCGTGGAGGTGATTCGACTGGGTCAGAGTAAATTCATCAACTGGGACCTGCAGATGTATTTCCCGGAGAAAGACACACCAGCGAAGGTACCTAAGTCAGGATTAGACATTTTTGACATTAAAGAGGTCTTTTCTAGGGAAGAGAAGGATCCAGAGAAAATCATGATCTAAGTGCACATGAAAGTTTTTCTTAGGAAATCTTCAATTCTATTGAACATTTGAACTGTTATTTGTGGTTAGGGGGAGATCTTGAGTATGAGGTTTAGTGTAATCATGCATTAATCACTACATATTATTTGGTGTCAATCAGGGTCATTACACAactgtttatatattatttCTTGTTCATGTCACAGcaatataataaaattaaaacatggtGGTGGGAGCATCTGGGCTGGGTTTTTAAATATTGATCAGCTTTAGGAAAACACTGTCTCATGGAAATGGAATTTTGTGTGGAATCTGTTTCTCAAAATACAAATCACTAGTTTTGATATTTTACACTCTGAGAAATTAGATTAGCTATgcattataattatatataataatatatcatTGATTTAGGAAGAGCTCCTTTTAATTGTtcgtatagatagatagatcgatatatactgtattaatcccggaggaaattgcacattgCATATTGCAGTATTGTTAGTGGGGTCCATAAATATAGAGAAGTTTTACAACTTTTATTTCATAGAATGCTtgcttttaaatataattactaAACATTGACATGTTAATGACATGTTAATGTTATTTCAATGTCTATTGAAAAACTGCACAAATGACTATACAGTATTGTATTGTTAAGGGAAGAGAAATACCTAAAGATTCTCATTCCATACAGTAATATAACACACAGCAGATCTTGATTAATGTTATATTGGATGTAATTTAGTGCATTTCATTCACAATGATGCACGATTGTCTCTGCTGgatgagataaaaaaaacaagttcacCTCTGTCACCTTTTTTTCCAAGTAAACCCCCTTATTGTCATTAGGTCATGTCTTGACTTCTCGTCCAATCTGTTGTTCCTCCATGCGCAGGCGCGAACCACCACCCTGAATGAGCAGCTCGGTCAGATTGAGTACATCTTCTCCGACAAGACGGGAACTCTGACCCAGAACATCATGCAGTTCAAGAAGTGCACCATCGCTGGACGCACCTACGGTACTGAGCTGCTTTATGTCAGTCAACGTCAGTCGGTCAGGCGTTTTGGTGGGTGTATGATAGACATAGACAAGGACTATCCAGCAGTATTCATGCTTTAGTGCCATGTCTGTGCTTGTGAATTCAAAATAACCAATGAGGACAATTGAAAGATTCGGGAGGGAAACTGTGAGTACAGACTCCTGTTGACGGGACTACTATcagaaagatgaaaaattaaCCTTTAATAATGCCTTCAGGGAAACTGGATTGCGACATTACTTTATAGATAAGCGCAGAATGTAAAGGAAaactgcaaatgttttcatgatgatGCAGCCTAACGGCTCAAATGTAGAAAAAGCACATTCAAAGTCTTGTAAGTCAGCAGGAGcaaaaagtgagaaaaacaaaccaagacTGGAtggtatttttatatttacattcatttgaTCAGTAAAACTAAAATTTGCATCAAACGTCTTTCACTTTTCGGATTGATAACACACAATTGACTTTATAGTCTCAAATCATTTCCAAGTGTATTTACAACAGAAGTGTTTGCTCTCCTCTCAACAGGTGAACCGACCACTGCTGAGGGGGTGGTCCTGGACAGAGGAAGggtaaaatatcaaatacatTTACGTTGcatgattaaattattaaatgtttttgaaacccagaagaaaatgacattttttcccGTTAGCCGGTGGACTGGAGCTGGAATCGGCATGCTGACAAAAAATTCCAGTTCATGGATCATTCCCTGGTTGCAACCATTCGATCCCGGAAAGACAAGGATGTTAATGAGTTCTTCAAGCTGCTGTCTCTGTGCCACACTGTTATGGTGGAAGACAAGGATGGTAAGGGAAAGCGAAATAGTCCTGAGTGGAGCTAACATGTTACTAGTAAACCACCAGAGCTGACTAGTTGTCTGCTGTACATATCAACCAGTGGCGCCCCAAAATAAGTTTTGCAATGATAAATTCAGTAATTCGCTAACCCAAAAGCAAAGAAAAGCCCAGTGAAGTTTCTTATCCTCCTGAACCACTGAAGATGATGAAACTTCTTTTGCATGACTAAATATTATATCACAAATGTAAGTCTTTCAGATGGTGAACTAGATGGGACACGTTAGGTTTTTCACTTATGGACAAGATTCTCATTGCCATTCAAGTTCTATCAGAAGTTAGTCTTTCACAttgtgtaaaataataattttagtgTGAACTGTTTCTTCATTAAACAATTTATTAATATCATTCAATCCGATTGGTTTGTGACATGCATGGTGCAGTAAAGAAAAACGGGAAACGCTGTCCCAGACAAGAAGTGGTCATTGGTTGATGTCTCCATCAGGTGAGCTGGTGTACCAGGCGGCGTCTCCTGATGAGGGAGCTCTGGTGACGGCAGCCAGGAACTTTGGCTACGTGTTTCTGTCCCGGACGCAGGACACCATCTCTATCAGGGAGATGGACAAGGAGTCGACCTACGAAATGTTGGCGCTGCTCGACTTCAACTCTGACCGCAAGCGCATGTCTATCATCTGTACgaacacacagactcacacatacatgcaaacaGTGTTTTAGGTCATTTTAACTACTGTAATATTCACATAAATGATTCTTAGAAAAcctaacttaaaaaaaaatatttgatatgaATAACAGATGGTGGTTAAAGGACAAGTTCGTAAAAACTGCTGTTAAAAATGAGGTGAAGTTTGATTTTCATACTTCGATGCTGCCTGAAAAAAACGCCCAGACGTGTCACATGGCTCAAAAATGTGCTGACAACAAAATCAACTAAACATCTTGTCACATCTAAAATTAAGCACTAGTTTAGACCTTGAAACACAATGTTTAGTAGTAAATAATTCATAGTCAGGGCCATAGACATGCTCAACAATGACTATCACACTGCTGATGGTCGactgtgtctctgtctccttCAGTGAGGTTTCCTGACGGTCGTATTCGTCTCTACTGTAAAGGAGCGGACACCGTCATCTATGAGCGTCTTTCACCCAACTCCAGACACAAAGACACGAGCCAGAAGGCTCTGGATGTGAGTTTGTGTGGCTTCATTCTCTTTTGACCTGCATGTGACTGTTGTTCATGCTTCGCACAACAGTTACGCTCTTTGTGGAAATTATTGTGTAATTGtgtagcttttttttcccctggtgCTGTTACGGGAAATATCGTCTGTGTTTTTGGCCCCTTCAGGAATTTGCCAATGAGACGTTGCGGACGTTGTGCTTGTGTTACAAAGACATCAGTGCGGATGAATATGCAGCCTGGTCCAGGACACACAAAGAGGCCCAGCTAGCCGTGGCCAACAGGGACGCTGCCCTTGACGATGTTTATGAGCTGATCGAGAAGAACCTGATGGTGGGTGGAGAACACACAtgaatattttcattgttttttgtttagatTGACTAGCAATAAACCTGACAGTGGGTTGTGCTGtatttgtgaaaaatgttttttctttctatggAAAAACATATCTTCATCTTCTACAGTGTAATATCATGCGACTCGGGGGAAATCCTTGTTCCTGTCTTcttgtatttgataaactgacAATCACTGGTTTGGTTTTGGTTCATTGTGCAATCATGCACAAACTATAAGTTTATGTAAAGAAAGATAATTACAGTAACCTAGAAGCTGCTTCACGTCTGTAATATATAACTTTTTGTAACTCAATTCAAAGAGCTGCTGAAGTAGCTCATAAAGTACCACAAAAACATTAAGCGTAGGGCCCTACTTACATCCTATTTCAGACCATGTGCCCTGAATTTTGGCATCATATTTCACCCTCAACtgaaatcaaaacattttgttaagTTTTAGTTAAgtttcagcaaaaaaagaaaaaaaaagacagtcattgtcagctcctgttcctgaacaCATCATTAATgatgtaaaccccccccccccatcttgaTTTCTGCATAATCTCGTTGCTGACGTGACCTCAACTGGTCCAAAGTACAGCAGCCGGGTTCTGAACTGCGAATAATAAAAGATCCCACTTGTTAAGTTAAGAATTGCTTTAAAGATTCTTTTAATcatttgtaaaacatttcagtGTTAGCTCCTGTCTACATTTTAGAGCTACTGACTCTAAAATAGAGCTACTGACTACTTTAGAGCTACTGACTTTTTAGGTCACCCAACCAGAAATGTGAAACTAGCACCTAAACTCTGAAACTACAGGTTCAGCTAGACAAAATTAGAAAGTCGTGGAGaagttttaattttgttaattattGTTTACAGGTCATGAATATCAAAAACTTGGTATCTTGAAATAGAATCATTCACAACACCAGTGCAAAAGAGGGTTTTTAGTTACGtggttacatttatttgtttttcttttttcatgtaaagtagtgttatatttatttaaaggaCTGCTGcattgatattgttttacttaCTCTTTCCTGAATATCAGTGACAGCTAAAATCATTACCAATCAGCCATATCTAATCGGTTGTGTCTTTCCATCCAGCTGATAGGGGCGACAGCCATCGAAGACAAACTGCAGGATGGAGTACCGAGCACCATCGCCACACTGGCCAAGGCCGAGATCAAGATTTGGGTCCTTACTGGAGATAAGAAAGGTACCACCACATGAGACTCTGGGGAAGAGTTGTAGTGTTCCTGGGCCTGTAATGTCCTCATGGTGTAAAATCAATAGTACAAATTATATTTGTAAATTAGAGCAAACAGAAAATTGATGTCAGGTTTTAGAAATAATACTGAAAACATTTGGAATTGATGGGAAAACTTTCTGCTGTTAATGCTGTTTAGTGGATAATATGGAAATGAAGTTTAGAATTTAGCAGCTACCTCTTCACAGATttaggccctgtccacacaatgacggatttttaaaaaaacgggaactttttaaaaacgcatcaaaggattcgcgtccacacgacagcgtttaaaaaaagatctccgtccacacgtaaaggcagcagtgcgttttcgaagactgctataagcatgccaaaccatatggtggcagtattgagtcaaattttatccaatagtgttttgtcacaacacacgggcccataaatatgacgtcacagataTAACTGATTTTTGAAACAGGATTAAACAGTACCATCTTTTCCCCTGTAACCTTTAATGTGTTGTATATTTATCCCAGAAACGGCAGAGAACATTGGATATTCTTGTTCTCTGTTGACCGATGACATGCAGATACACTACGGAGAAGATGTCAAGTGAGTTTATTAAAGCACCACAATctacaataataatacaatctagaccttttaaaaaaatatgtcaacCAAAAATGTAAATCAAAGTGTTCTTCTACTCCCCTGGTTTTGTATAAGGATGAGGTTCTATTACAGGTGTTGTGTAaccatttgtctgtttgtgtctccaGTGAGAAGCTGAGTATTCGTCAGACTCAGAGGAGACACCAGCCTCCAGAGCTTCATCACGGCAAAAAGACTCCTGTGGAACCTTTCTTCACTCAGTCGGGCAAAAACGCACTCATCATTACTGGAGGATGGCTGGTGGGTTTCATTCTAGACCTTCAGAGGGTGACTGATTAGAGTAGTTATGGTCTTTACACGCTATTTAGACTGAAACCAGTCAAtggatggatttaatttaaaaaaaaagattttgatgaTCATTTTCTCAGAATGAGATTCTATacgaaaagaagaagaagcgacGTCGTCTTCGTCTCCGCCGTCTGGGAAGGAGACCACCCCCAGCCAATCCTCAGGATGGACAGCCGATGGACGACTATGAGAAGGAGATGAGACAGGTACCACAAAATCAAGGATTGTAAAAGACGGTAAAAGCTAAATAGGATTGAGTTGAGCAGATAGCAGTTGACACGATTCCACACTCCCAGATCGACTTTGTGAACATGGCCTGCGAGTGCGAGGCGGTCATTTGCTGCCGCGTCACACCGAAGCAGAAGGCCAACGTGGTGAGTTTGGTGAAGAAGTACAAGAAGGCAATCACGCTGTCCATTGGAGACGGAGCCAACGACGTCAACATGATCAAGAGTAAGGACACAGGTTCTGTGCTGGCGTTAAAGGACACCTGGGGAATGTTGTGGGTTCATTTCAAACCTGATCTCTGTCCCTCCAGCTGCAGACATCGGCGTCGGTATCAGTGGTCAGGAGGGGATGCAGGCGGTGATGTCCAGCGACTACGCCTTTGCTCAGTTCCGTTACCTggagcgcctcctgctggtgcaTGGACGTTGGTCTTACATCCGGATGTGCAAGTTCCtgcgtttcttcttcttcaagaaCTTCGCCTTCACATTGATCCACTTCTGGTACTCCTTCTTCAGCGGATACTCTGCACAGGTCAGCAGCACCTTATGTCATCCCACACATTTTAGATTTTCCTGCAGCAACACAATAATTAGCTGGAAAAATCTTAATTTAAAGTCTCCTTATTTTTCGAAGTGGTTTCAACAACATCCTCTGGGTTTGGCTTAGAAGTACATACTAATATTATAGACGTACTATAAGAACATACTCGGTGTGCAGTGAATTTCAGCTAGCAGGTAGATTTTGAGTCATGAAAAATGCTCTGGAATTCTGCGTACACTTCATCTACATTATGTCCATGCCCCAGGATGGATCACATCCCATCTGACTGTCCACAAGCAGCTGTGTGGCAGCTAAGGATGTAGGATGTATAGTAtagaattttcattttattgcatttctaAATTTGCTCATGACATTTTTTGTCTTAGAGTAATCATCTTTGTGTTGTCGCAGCTACTATTGTTGTTCTTGCTGCCACTCACTAATATTTGTCGTCTGCAGATCGCCTACGAGGACTTATTCATCACGTTATACAACCTCTGTTACAGCAGCTTACCAGTTCTACTGGTCGGACTTCTTGATCAGGTAAAAACCAGTTTGTCATGTTGTACAGGAAACAGTTGTGGAAATTATGAGTAGTTGATGTTGAGTAGTAGTTAAGCTAAGACTTAGAAACACAAAAGCCATCCAGTATTTGTGAACCAAGCCgtctgcttcctcctccaggaCGTGAACGACAAACTAAGCTTGAAATTCCCCAAGCTCTATCTGCCTGGCCAGCAAGGGGCGCTGTTCAATTACAAGAACTTCTTCATCAGCTTGTTCCATGGAATCTTCGTCTCCCTAATAATTTTCTTCATTCCCTACGGAGCCTTCCTTCAAACCATGGGCCAGGATGGAGAAGCCCCCTCGGATTACCAGTCGTTTGCCGTCGTCACCGCCTCGTCGCTCATCTTCACCGTCAACCTGCAGGTCAGCAGAATGCCATTCTGAGAACATAATAGgaagctgatgaagatgaaggtttTTCTAACCTTAAAACCACTTATTTACAAAtacttccacttcctgttgttcagaTCTCTTTGGATACCTCCTACTGGACATTTGTCAACTGCTTTGCTGTACTGGGCAGCATTGCCATCTACTTTGGTATCATGTTTGACATTCACAGCGCTGGCATCCAcgtcatctcctcctccattttcACCTTC encodes:
- the atp8b1 gene encoding phospholipid-transporting ATPase IC, translating into MSRRRADSQGSLGPDDEVMPYSDDETDDELDATSEEEEEVPPGAVPMADEARPSEMPWKVKANDRPYHNLPEFQKKHFLCFKKSRYAGNAIKTYKYNVITFLPLNLFEQFKRAANRYFLALLILQCIPQITTLAWYTTLIPLVIVLGITAVKDLNDDLARHRMDKEINNRKCEVLLDGRFEESKWRDIQVGDVVRLKKDDFIPADILLLSSSNPNSLVYVETAELDGETNLKFKLGLRVTDERLQEEHQLAAFNALIQCEEPNNRLDKFIGIMDWQRELYPLDLDNMLLRGCKIRNTMHCHGLVIFAGADTKIMRNGGKTRFKRTKIDELMNYMVYTIFALLILMAAGLAIGHSFWYEDIGSKAWYLFDGLDQNAAYRGFLSFWGYIIVLNTMVPISLYVSVEVIRLGQSKFINWDLQMYFPEKDTPAKARTTTLNEQLGQIEYIFSDKTGTLTQNIMQFKKCTIAGRTYGEPTTAEGVVLDRGRPVDWSWNRHADKKFQFMDHSLVATIRSRKDKDVNEFFKLLSLCHTVMVEDKDGELVYQAASPDEGALVTAARNFGYVFLSRTQDTISIREMDKESTYEMLALLDFNSDRKRMSIILRFPDGRIRLYCKGADTVIYERLSPNSRHKDTSQKALDEFANETLRTLCLCYKDISADEYAAWSRTHKEAQLAVANRDAALDDVYELIEKNLMLIGATAIEDKLQDGVPSTIATLAKAEIKIWVLTGDKKETAENIGYSCSLLTDDMQIHYGEDVNEKLSIRQTQRRHQPPELHHGKKTPVEPFFTQSGKNALIITGGWLNEILYEKKKKRRRLRLRRLGRRPPPANPQDGQPMDDYEKEMRQIDFVNMACECEAVICCRVTPKQKANVVSLVKKYKKAITLSIGDGANDVNMIKTADIGVGISGQEGMQAVMSSDYAFAQFRYLERLLLVHGRWSYIRMCKFLRFFFFKNFAFTLIHFWYSFFSGYSAQIAYEDLFITLYNLCYSSLPVLLVGLLDQDVNDKLSLKFPKLYLPGQQGALFNYKNFFISLFHGIFVSLIIFFIPYGAFLQTMGQDGEAPSDYQSFAVVTASSLIFTVNLQISLDTSYWTFVNCFAVLGSIAIYFGIMFDIHSAGIHVISSSIFTFTGAASNALRQPYLWLTIILTVGISLLPVICIQFLHKTIWPSVGDKVQKNRKKYEMELMEEEKKKPSAFQRGRRSRRSAYAFSHSRGYADLIASGRSFRQRPATRRTAHESIREVPHGDAENI